A genomic region of Columba livia isolate bColLiv1 breed racing homer chromosome 12, bColLiv1.pat.W.v2, whole genome shotgun sequence contains the following coding sequences:
- the LOC102089341 gene encoding TLR adapter interacting with SLC15A4 on the lysosome isoform X1 produces the protein MKHSSADRACKNLFSCSRRALGDAVFRLSYPTRIGLHGALVIRLLLTLVVMLAEGILCSLIYKENCHQEKPRRSRASKKDKEGIWREKLVDNPKIKGFADGPEKQGEISVRSSQMEHRSSPHWRPIREVPAKDEKTLVKGTVSPALHIPKREQSAEEMDLYRSWSCNSMYLNYPDLHIRGDHVGDHMCDSGCVLDHKYEELPDGPVLMSVDIPLGLSPPCERPEKPWIKSLPADDAGERSIVLCEEPLSNSVLNNYMETKVAEFYKQFFEEHLTRCGSVTNLLACSLIRNNLNQISFQISQEQNTEVAKAREALLHSLALFSLCSTTNRSSLEFSTPNLQISNPACTKKSCREDLTS, from the exons ATGAA ACACAGCAGTGCAGACAGAGCATGTAAGAATCTGTTCTCTTGTAGCAGGAGAGCTCTGGGCGATGCAGTTTTCCGCCTCTCTTACCCGACTAGGATTG GTCTACATGGAGCTCTGGTGATTAGACTGTTACTCACACTTGTTGTCATGTTGGCCGAAGGCATCTTATGTAGCCTCATCTATAAAGAAAACTGTCATCAAGAGAAGCCTCGCAGATCTCGTGCATCCAAAAAGGATAAAGAGGGAATCTGGAGAGAGAAACTTGTAGACAACCCCAAAATTAAAGGCTTTGCTGATGGACCCGAGAAGCAGGGTGAGATTTCTGTTAGAAGTAGCCAGATGGAACACAGGAGCAGTCCTCACTGGAGACCCATAAGAGAGGTACCTGCGAAAGATGAGAAAACGCTTGTTAAAGGAACTGTGTCACCAGCTTTACACATCCCCAAAAGAGAGCAGAGTGCTGAAGAGATGGATTTGTACAGATCCTGGTCATGCAACAGCATGTATCTGAACTATCCTGACTTACACATCAGGGGAGACCATGTTGGAGACCACATGTGTGATTCAGGTTGTGTTTTGGACCATAAGTATGAGGAACTTCCCGACGGCCCCGTTTTAATGTCCGTAGACATTCCCCTCgggctgtcacctccatgtGAGCGTCCCGAAAAGCCCTGGATAAAGTCCCTGCCTGCAGACGATGCTGGAGAAAGGAGCATCGTGCTCTGTGAGGAGCCTCTTTCCAACTCCGTGCTCAACAATTACATGGAAACCAAAGTGGCAGAGTTCTATAAACAGTTTTTTGAAGAACACTTGACCAGGTGTGGTTCTGTAACGAACCTCCTTGCTTGTAGTTTGATAAGGAACAACCTGAACCAGATAAGCTTTCAGATATCGCAGGAGCAGAACACAGAAGTGGCAAAAGCCAGAGAAGCGCTCCTGCACTCTTTAGCTTTGTTTAGCTTGTGCAGCACTACAAACAGAAGCAGTTTGGAATTTAGTACTCCAAACTTACAAATCTCAAACCCAGCATGCACCAAAAAGAGCTGCAGGGAGGACTTGACGTCGTGA
- the LOC102089341 gene encoding TLR adapter interacting with SLC15A4 on the lysosome isoform X2, with amino-acid sequence MLAEGILCSLIYKENCHQEKPRRSRASKKDKEGIWREKLVDNPKIKGFADGPEKQGEISVRSSQMEHRSSPHWRPIREVPAKDEKTLVKGTVSPALHIPKREQSAEEMDLYRSWSCNSMYLNYPDLHIRGDHVGDHMCDSGCVLDHKYEELPDGPVLMSVDIPLGLSPPCERPEKPWIKSLPADDAGERSIVLCEEPLSNSVLNNYMETKVAEFYKQFFEEHLTRCGSVTNLLACSLIRNNLNQISFQISQEQNTEVAKAREALLHSLALFSLCSTTNRSSLEFSTPNLQISNPACTKKSCREDLTS; translated from the coding sequence ATGTTGGCCGAAGGCATCTTATGTAGCCTCATCTATAAAGAAAACTGTCATCAAGAGAAGCCTCGCAGATCTCGTGCATCCAAAAAGGATAAAGAGGGAATCTGGAGAGAGAAACTTGTAGACAACCCCAAAATTAAAGGCTTTGCTGATGGACCCGAGAAGCAGGGTGAGATTTCTGTTAGAAGTAGCCAGATGGAACACAGGAGCAGTCCTCACTGGAGACCCATAAGAGAGGTACCTGCGAAAGATGAGAAAACGCTTGTTAAAGGAACTGTGTCACCAGCTTTACACATCCCCAAAAGAGAGCAGAGTGCTGAAGAGATGGATTTGTACAGATCCTGGTCATGCAACAGCATGTATCTGAACTATCCTGACTTACACATCAGGGGAGACCATGTTGGAGACCACATGTGTGATTCAGGTTGTGTTTTGGACCATAAGTATGAGGAACTTCCCGACGGCCCCGTTTTAATGTCCGTAGACATTCCCCTCgggctgtcacctccatgtGAGCGTCCCGAAAAGCCCTGGATAAAGTCCCTGCCTGCAGACGATGCTGGAGAAAGGAGCATCGTGCTCTGTGAGGAGCCTCTTTCCAACTCCGTGCTCAACAATTACATGGAAACCAAAGTGGCAGAGTTCTATAAACAGTTTTTTGAAGAACACTTGACCAGGTGTGGTTCTGTAACGAACCTCCTTGCTTGTAGTTTGATAAGGAACAACCTGAACCAGATAAGCTTTCAGATATCGCAGGAGCAGAACACAGAAGTGGCAAAAGCCAGAGAAGCGCTCCTGCACTCTTTAGCTTTGTTTAGCTTGTGCAGCACTACAAACAGAAGCAGTTTGGAATTTAGTACTCCAAACTTACAAATCTCAAACCCAGCATGCACCAAAAAGAGCTGCAGGGAGGACTTGACGTCGTGA